The following coding sequences are from one Acipenser ruthenus chromosome 7, fAciRut3.2 maternal haplotype, whole genome shotgun sequence window:
- the LOC117414959 gene encoding interferon-induced protein with tetratricopeptide repeats 5-like: protein MSTPQSTDLEASLQELECHFTWDFKKDEIKDLDNIAEKLLDRVKFCHNRYHSTYFNILAFLSHLEGQNETALEFLSKAECVLRNEKPFLEKHLLVTYGNYAWVYYHIGKLSEVNTYLGKVEDICRSIPRSSRYSANLPIVYGEKAWTLLKLGARYYPSSKESFQKALHGDPDNLSLNNGYAVVLYRLEGLRRRKVKTECSDAVKQIRKVLRLEPNNSEAMVFLALKLQWYRKEESRKLVENALRVSPDVPQVTRYVAKYFRAEGDIDKSLEILKKAVELAPQSSFLHHQIGLCYKQELAKMKINEQQVPLDEKMAKMAECIHHFKKSVELKPSNLHAKVNLAEAYGENRQMEEAEKIFTDVLEDPFLGISDRQYVLANYALFLLFKKKNESSAICHFKAAYEIQLRTSSRVQAGKNLNKIANQRLKTNTEDSEAYEIISFVYMQDGLKKKAMEYSLKAKQFSSFNAEDLSALCDEKLNI, encoded by the exons Atgag CACTCCACAGAGCACAGATTTAGAAGCAAGCCTGCAAGAACTTGAGTGTCACTTCACATGGGATTTCAAAAAAGATGAAATTAAAGATCTGGATAACATCGCTGAAAAGCTGCTGGATCGAGTAAAGTTCTGTCACAACAGATACCACTCCACCTATTTCAACATCCTTGCATTCCTCAGTCACTTAGAAGGACAGAACGAGACAGCCCTTGAATTTCTGAGTAAAGCCGAATGTGTTTTAAGGAATGAAAAACCTTTTCTGGAGAAGCACTTGCTGGTTACCTATGGCAACTATGCATGGGTTTACTATCACATTGGCAAGCTCTCAGAAGTGAACACCTATCTGGGCAAAGTGGAAGATATTTGCAGAAGTATTCCTCGGTCATCGCGTTATTCAGCCAACCTGCCAATAGTATATGGAGAGAAGGCCTGGACTCTTCTGAAACTTGGAGCTAGATATTATCCAAGTTCAAAAGAAAGTTTCCAAAAGGCCCTTCATGGAGATCCAGATAATCTGTCACTTAATAATGGATATGCAGTGGTTCTTTACCGACTTGAAGGGCTTAGGAGAAGAAAAGTGAAAACAGAGTGCAGTGACGCTGTGAAACAGATAAGAAAAGTTTTACGCTTAGAGCCCAACAACTCTGAGGCTATGGTTTTCTTGGCTCTAAAACTTCAATGGTACAGAAAGGAAGAGTCCAGAAAGTTAGTGGAAAACGCCCTTAGAGTATCTCCTGATGTGCCACAGGTCACACGCTACGTGGCAAAATATTTCAGGGCGGAAGGTGACATTGACAAGTCCTTAGAAATCCTTAAAAAGGCTGTAGAACTGGCCCCACAGTCCTCATTCTTGCACCACCAAATTGGGCTGTGTTACAAACAGGAGCTcgccaaaatgaaaataaatgagcaGCAAGTTCCTTTGGATGAAAAAATGGCCAAGATGGCAGAGTGCATCCACCACTTTAAGAAATCTGTAGAACTGAAGCCTTCCAATTTACATGCTAAAGTCAATTTAGCAGAAGCCTATGGAGAAAACAGGCAAATGGAAGAAGCTGAAAAGATTTTCACTGATGTACTAGAAGATCCATTTCTTGGTATTTCTGACAGGCAGTATGTGCTTGCCAACTATGCCTTGTTTCTGTTGTTTAAGAAGAAGAACGAATCCAGTGCTATTTGCCACTTCAAAGCTGCTTACGAAATACAGTTGCGAACGTCATCCAGGGTTCAGGCTgggaaaaatctaaataaaattgcaaatcaGCGACTCAAGACCAACACAGAAGACAGCGAGGCCTATGAAATAATTTCTTTTGTTTATATGCAAGATGGACTAAAGAAGAAAGCTATGGAGTACTCTTTGAAGGCGAAGCAGTTTTCATCATTTAATGCTGAGGACCTAAGTGCTCTCTGTGATGAAAAGCTGAACATTTAA